The DNA sequence TCGTGAACTGCTATCTGAATACGACTTCCCAGGTGATGACCTACCAGTTATCCAAGGTTCAGCTCTGAAAGCCCTAGAAGGCGAGCCAGAGTGGGAAGCTAAGATCCTAGAACTAGCTGAAGCACTAGACTCTTACATTCCAGAGCCAGAGCGTGCTATCGACGGTGCATTCATTCTGCCAATCGAAGACGTATTCTCAATCTCAGGCCGTGGTACTGTAGTAACTGGTCGTGTTGAGCGTGGTATCGTTAAAGTTGGTGACGAAGTAGAAATCGTAGGTATCAAAGACACTACTAAGACTACTTGTACTGGTGTTGAAATGTTCCGTAAGCTGCTTGACGAAGGTCGTGCAGGTGAGAACTGTGGTGTACTACTACGTGGTACTAAGCGTGATGAAGTTGAGCGTGGTCAAGTACTGGCTCAGCCTGGTTCAATCACTCCACACACTCAGTTCGAATCAGAAGTATACGTACTGTCAAAAGAAGAAGGTGGTCGTCACACTCCATTCTTCAAGGGCTACCGTCCACAGTTCTACTTCCGTACAACTGACGTAACCGGTACTATCGAGCTGCCAGAAGGCGTTGAAATGGTAATGCCTGGTGACAACATCAAGATGGTTGTTACCCTGATCTGCCCAATCGCGATGGACGAAGGTCTACGTTTCGCTATCCGTGAAGGTGGCCGTACAGTTGGTGCTGGTGTTGTAGCTAAGATCATCGCTTAATAGCATTTGATTTTACAAACACACTGAAAAAGGCAGCTTAGGCTGCCTTTTTTGTTTTAGAACTCCCAGATATTGTGCTTATCCTTGTGCGGCTTAGCCTTGCTTACTGCGCGGAATAAGAATACAATCTATGGCCGATTTTTGACCCTCTGGGCTTACTGCTTGCTCTGGGAGTAAGTTCGGAGAATGTTAGTGGTATGGACTGGGCAATCTCAGCACTTGCGAGTTTTTTATGCCCGGCCAGACTTAAGCTCAGGTCGTAGTGAGTAACGGAATTAACCGATGACAACAAATACTGAAAACCAGGGAAGCTCTCTGGATATCGTTAAATGGGGCATAGTAGTCGTACTGCTAGCGGCCGCCATTATTGCTAATCAGATGTATAGCGAAGCTAGTGTATTAGTTCGTGCTATCGGTGTCGTAGTGGCATTTGCAATAGCAGGTTTTATCGCGCTTCAAACCGAGAAGGGTAAACAAGCGCTGACTTTCGCTCGCGAGTCTCACATTGAAGTGCGTAAAGTGGTATGGCCGACGCGTCAAGAAGCCCTAAACACGACATTTATCGTACTACTGGCAACAGGTGTACTGGCATTGGTTCTGTGGGGAATGGATGCGGTACTGCTGAGAATTGTTAATTTTATTACGGGCGTATAGGCATTTCATATGACTGAAGCTAAAAAAAGATGGTATGTGGTTCAGGCCTTTTCGGGTTATGAAGGTCGTGTATGCAAATCATTGCTTGAACACATCAAAATGCACGGCATGGAGCATTACTTCGGCGAGGTACTAGTACCTACCGAGGAAGTGGTTGAGATGCGTGCAGGCCAGCGTCGTAAGAGCGAGCGTAAGTTCTTCCCTGGCTATGTGTTGGTACAGATGGAAATGAACGATGAAAGCTGGCACTTGGTGAAGAGCATCCCTCGTGTGATGGGCTTTATCGGTGGCACCTCTGATCGTCCAGCGCCTATCTCTGATCGCGAAGCCGATGCGATTCTGCAGCGTCTACAAGAGACGACAGAGTCTCCGACTCATCGCGTGATGTTCGAGCCTGGTGAAGTGGTTCGCGTAACCGACGGTCCTTTTGCCGACTTTAACGGCACCGTTGAAGAGGTCGACTACGAGAAGAACCGCGTTAAGGTGTCTGTAATGATCTTCGGTCGTTCAACACCTGTAGAGCTAGATTTCAGCCAGATCGAAAAAAGCTGATTAAATAAAGCACAAAACGTATTGGAAATGGGTGCGGATTTTTGTATAATCCGCACCCATTATTTTCGGGGAGCTAATCGGCATGTCGCCGCTAGCGTTTGTACCCAAACTTGAGGAAAATGTCTCATGGCAAAGAAAGTTGATGGTTACATCAAACTACAAGTAGCAGCCGGTGCTGCAAACCCGTCGCCACCAGTTGGTCCTGCATTGGGTCAAAAAGGTGTCAACATCATGGAATTCTGTAAAGCATTCAACGCTCGTACTGAAAAGTTCGAGAAAGGTATGCCAATTCCTGTTGTGATCACTGTTTACACTGATCGCTCTTTCACTTTTGAAACTAAGACGCCACCTGCTTCATTCCTGCTGCTTAAAGCTGCTGGTCTTAAGTCTGGTTCAGGCCGTCCTAACACTGAAAAAGTGGGAACTATCAAGCGTAGCGCTGTCCAGGAAATCGCTGAGACTAAAGCTGCTGATATGACTGGTGCTGACATTGAAGCGATGACTCGCTCAATCGAAGGTACTGCGCGTTCAATGGGTTTGGTAGTAGAGGATTAATATCATGGCAAAGCTAACTAAACGCGCGCGTTTGATCCGCGAGAAAGTAGAAGCGACTAAGAGCTACGACATCAACGAAGCTGTTGCACTACTGAAAGAACTAGCTACTGCTAAGTTCGTTGAAAGTGTTGACGTTGCGGTTAACCTAGGTGTTGACCCACGTAAATCAGACCAAAACGTTCGTGGCGCGACTGTTCTGCCACACGGTACTGGTCGTGAAGTACGTGTTGCTGTGTTTACTCAAGGTGCTAACGCTGACGCCGCTAAAGAAGCCGGTGCTGAGCTAGTTGGTATGGACGAGCTTGCTGCACAAGTTAAAGCTGGTGAAATGAACTTCGACGTAGTTATCGCATCTCCAGATGCAATGCGCGTTGTTGGTCAGTTAGGCCAAATCCTGGGCCCACGTGGTCTGATGCCTAACCCTAAGACTGGCACTGTAACGCCAAACGTTGCTGAAGCTGTTAAGAACGCTAAAGCTGGTCAGGTTCGTTACCGCAACGACAAGAACGGTATCATCCACACTACCATCGGTAAAGTGGACTTCGAACCAGTTCAACTGAAAGAAAACCTAGACGCTCTGCTAGGCGCGCTTATCAAAGCTAAGCCAGCTGCAGCGAAAGGCGTTTTCGTTAAGAAAGTAAGCATCTCTACCACTATGGGTGCAGGTGTTGCGGTTGATCAGAGCACTCTGAACCCAACTGCTTAATTTCTTAGCTTGTTTTACAAGGTGCGGGGATTAGTCTATAATGCGCGCACCTTGTGGGTTGAGGACCATTTTCATTCGTGTAAATGGTTCACGTCCAAGACCGTAGGTGTTAACGAATAAACGTTAGCTTAATTCCCTACGTAGACGGTGTCGGACCCCAGATAGATTTATTCTGCCTGGATATTCGCGCCGTAAGTAACTGAGTATTAAATACTTAGTTTGGTAATTGCTAGGGATATCCCTAGATTGAATCCAGGAGTAAAGCCAATGGCATTAAGACTCGAAGACAAAAAAGCGATTGTTGCTGAAGTCAACGAAGCTGCCAAAGGTGCTTTATCTGCAGTTGTAGCCGATTCTCGCGGTGTGACTGTAGGTGATATGACCGGTCTTCGTAAAACCGCTCGTGAATCTGGTGTTTACATTAAAGTTGTACGTAACACACTAGTTAAGCGCGCTGTTGAAGGTACTGATTTCGAGTGCCTAAGCGAAACATTTACTGGTCCTACTTTGATTGCATTCTCTAACGAGCACCCAGGTGCCGCTGCGCGTCTTCTTAAAGATTTCGCGAAAGCTCAAGGGAACTTTGAAATCAAAGCAGCAGCCTTTGAAGGGGAATTAATCCCTGCAAGCGACATTGATCGTTTAGCAAAACTACCAACATACGAAGAAGCACTAGCACAGTTCATGATGACTATGAAAGAAGCATCTGCTGGCAAGTTCGTTCGTACATTGGCCGCTCTACGCGATCAGAAAGAAGCTGCTTAATTTTACAAGCCGCTTAAATAAATTGAATTCAGTACAATTAGGAATTTTTTGTTATGTCTATCACTAAAGACCAAATCTTAGAAGCCCTTGCAGCTATGTCTGTAATGGAAGTTGTTGAACTAATCGAAGCAATGGAAGAGAAGTTCGGCGTTTCTGCCGCTGCTGCTGTTGTTTCTGGTGGTGCTGATGCAGGCGCTGCTGCTGAAGAGAAGACAGAGTTTGACGTAGTTATGACTTCTCACGGCGACAACAAAGTTGCAGTAATTAAAGCTCTTCGTGGCGCTACAGGTCTAGGCCTGAAAGAAGCCAAGGGTATGGCTGAATCAGCTCCAGTAGCTGTTAAAGAAGGCATCTCTAAAGAAGAAGCTGAAGCACTGAAGAAAGAGCTTGAAGAAGCTGGTGCTCAAGTAGAGATCAAGTAAGTTATACTCTAACTTACAACCTCCCGAGTGATCGGGCGGAGGCTGGCGGTTTTTTAACCGTCGGCCTTTTTTGCGCTGTAAGCGTAGGCGATTTTTTATTCACCGTTTGTCGCCAGATTTCGCAGTCCCTAGCAGAGATTATTGGTTAGGTTCTTGCTTTCAACGGTGATGGGCAAACGTGCTGTTGCAACCCAGCGTTGTTTCAGTCTTGGTCACATCTCGCAATCAGAGGAAACCCATGGTTTACTCCTATTCTGAAAAGAAGCGTATTCGCAAAGACTTTGGTAAGCGTCCACAAGTGTTGGATATCCCTTACCTTCTGTCAATCCAGTTGGACTCGTTTAAGAAGTTCACCGATCAAGATCCTACAGGTGAGCGTGGTTTAGAAGCCGCTTTCCGTAGCGTTTTTCCCATCAAGAGCTTTTCTGGTAATTCAGAGCTGCAATATGTCAGCTATAAGCTAGGTGAGCCAGTTTTTGATGTGAAAGAGTGTCAAATTCGCGGTGTTACATACTCTGCTCCACTACGCGTTAAACTGCGTATGGTGCTGTATGATCGTGAAGCTGCGCCTGGCACAGTTAAAGACATTAAAGAACAAGAAGTCTACATGGGGGATATCCCTCTGATGACTGAAAACGGTACCTTTGTTATCAATGGTACTGAGCGTGTTATCGTTTCTCAGCTGCACCGTTCTCCTGGTGTATTCTTCGATCACGACCGTGGTAAGACCCACTCTTCAGGTAAGGTGCTTTATAACGCACGTATTATTCCTTACCGTGGCTCATGGTTGGACTTCGAGTTCGATCCTAAAGATGCACTGTTTGTACGTATTGACCGTCGTCGTAAGCTTGCGGCGTCTATCATACTGCGTGCACTTGACTACTCTACTCAAGATATTCTCGATCTGTTCTTCGAACGTGTTCAGTACAAGATCAAGAAAGATAGCCTAGTCATGGCACTGGTTGCCGATCGCCTACGTGGTGAGACAGCCAGCTACGACATCAAAGATGCTGAAGGTAACATCATAGTTGAGAAGGGCCGCCGTATTACTGCGCGCCACATTCGTCAACTTGAAAAGACAAACACCACAGAGCTCGAAGTACCTGTTGAGTACATTTCAGGCAAGATCGCTGCACAAGACTACATCGACCCAGATACGGGCGAAGTACTGGTTTCTGCTAACGCCGAAATCAGCCTGGAAGATCTTGCTAAGCTGTCTATGGCCGGCATCAAAGATATCGACACCCTATACGTCAACGAGCTTGACCACGGTGCCTATATCTCTGACACCCTACGTATCGATTCAACCACTAACCGCCTAGAGGCGCTGGTTGAGATCTATCGTATGATGCGTCCTGGCGAGCCGCCAACCAAGGATGCTGCCGAAGCGCTATTCCAAAACCTCTTCTTCAGTGAAGAGCGTTACGACCTGTCTAAAGTGGGTCGTATGAAGTTCAACCGTCGTCTCGGTATCGATGACGATGAAGGTACAGGTATCCTGACCAAAGAAGATATCGTTGCAGTAATGCAGAAGATCATCGAAATCCGTAACGGTAACGATGAAGTCGACGATATCGACCACCTGGGTAACCGTCGTATCCGTAGTGTTGGTGAAATGGCTGAGAACCAGTTCCGTGTTGGTCTCGTTCGTGTAGAACGTGCCGTACGTGAGCGTCTGTCTCTTGGCGATCTTAACGAGCTGATGCCACAAGATCTGATCAACGCTAAGCCGATTTCTGCGGCAGTGAAAGAGTTCTTCGGTTCTTCTCAGCTGTCTCAATTCATGGACCAGAACAACCCGCTGTCAGAAGTGACACACAAGCGTCGTATCTCTGCGCTTGGCCCAGGCGGTCTGACCCGTGAGCGTGCAGGTTTCGAGGTTCGAGACGTTCACCCAACTCACTATGGTCGTCTATGTCCAATTGAGACCCCTGAAGGTCCAAACATCGGTCTGATCAACTCGTTGGCAAGCTTCGCGCGCACCAACTCTTACGGCTTCCTCGAAACACCATACCGCAAAGTGGTTGATGGTGTGATCACAGATCAGGTGGATTACCTGTCTGCTATCGAAGAAGGTCGTTACGTGATCGCACAGGCTAACATCGAAGTCGATGCCGATGGCCGTATGGTTGAAGAGCAGATCGCTTGTCGTCATAAGGGTGAATCTACCTTTATGCGTGCAGCAGACGTTCAGTACATGGACGTATCACCACAGCAGATCATCTCTGTGGCAGCCTCTCTGATCCCGTTCCTAGAACACGATGACGCGAACCGTGCATTGATGGGTGCGAACATGCAACGTCAGGCAGTACCAACACTTAGAGCTGACAAGCCGCTAGTAGGTACTGGTATTGAGCGTACATTGGCCGTTGACTCAGGCGTAGTTGTTGCCGCTAAGCGTGGTGGTTACGTTGACTATGTCGATGCGAGCCGCATCGTGGTTAAGGTTAACGAAGACGAGCTGACTCCTGGTGAAGCCGGTATCGACATCTACAACCTGACCAAGTACACACGTTCTAACCAGAACACCTGTATCAACCAGCGTCCATGTTGTAGCGTTGGCGAGCCAGTGGTTCGTGGTGACGTACTTGCAGATGGTCCATCTACCGACCTGGGTGATCTTGCGCTTGGTCAGAACATGCGTATCGCATTCATGCCTTGGAACGGTTACAACTTCGAGGATTCGATCTTAATCTCTGAGCGCGTTGCGCAAGAGGATCGTTTCACCACTATCCACATTCAAGAGCTTTCTTGTATCGCTCGTGATACTAAGCTGGGTAGCGAAGAGATCACCGCCGATATTCCTAACGTGGGTGAGTCTGCGCTGTCTAAGCTGGATGAATCAGGTATCGTTTACATCGGTGCAGAAGTGAAGGGTGGCGACATCCTGGTTGGTAAGGTTACGCCTAAGGGCGAGACTCAGCTGACCCCTGAAGAGAAGCTGCTACGCGCTATCTTCGGTGAGAAGGCTTCTGACGTTAAAGACAGCTCACTGCGTGTCCCTAACTCTGTTAAGGGTACCATCATCGACGTTCAGGTATTTACCCGTGACGGCGTTGAAAAAGACAAGCGTGCTGTAGAAATCGAAGAGATGCACATCGCTCAGGCTAAGAAAGACCTGACCGAAGAGTTCAAGATCCTTGAAGAAGGTGTCTTCGGCCGTGCGCGTAACCTTCTCATTGGAGCAGGTTTTGCCGAAGCCGAGCTTGATGCTCTGCCACGTCCTCAACTACTGGTACAAACCATTGAAGACGAAACTAAGCAGACTGAACTCGAGCAACTTGCCGAGCAGCATGAAGAGCTGAAAGCCGATTTCGATAAGAAATTTGAAATCAAACGCCGCAAGATCACCCAAGGTGATGACTTGGCACCTGGCGTACTGAAGATCGTTAAGGTTTACCTGGCGGTTAAACGTACTATCCAGCCTGGTGACAAGATGGCGGGTCGTCACGGTAACAAGGGTGTGATCTCTAAGATCAACCCAATCGAAGATATGCCGTATGACGAAAACGGTAACCCAGTGGACATCGTACTGAACCCACTAGGTGTACCATCACGTATGAACATAGGTCAGGTTCTCGAAGTGCACTTAGGTGCCGCGGCCAAGGGCATTGGTGATCGCATCACCGCTATGCTCGAAGAGCAGCGTGAACTTGCAGAGCTTCGTGGCTACATCAAGAAGGTGTACGAACTGGGTGAAGACGTGCAGCAGCAGGTCGACATCGACTCGTTCACCGATGAAGAAGTTCTACGTCTTGCTAAGAACCTCAAAGGCGGTATTCCGACTGCGACTCCAGCATTCGACGGCGCGAAAGAGAAAGAGATTAAGGACATGCTTGAACTAGCAGGTCTGCCAACCTCTGGACAGCTGAAGTTGTTTGATGGTCGTACCGGTAACGAGTTTGAACGTCCGGTAACCGTAGGTTACATGTACATGCTTAAACTTAACCACTTGGTTGACGATAAGATGCACGCGCGTTCAACAGGTTCTTACAGTCTTGTTACTCAGCAGCCTCTGGGCGGTAAAGCTCAGTTTGGTGGTCAGCGTTTCGGTGAGATGGAAGTATGGGCACTTGAAGCATACGGTGCCGCTTACACGCTACAAGAAATGCTTACTGTTAAGTCTGATGACGTTAACGGTCGTACTCAGATGTATAAGAACATCGTCGACGGTAACCATCAGATGCAACCAGGCATGCCTGAGTCCTTCAACGTATTGCTGAAGGAGATCCGTTCGCTCGGTATTAACATCGAGTTGGATCAAGAGTAAGACTTGGCCATCGCCGAAGTTTGGCAATAAACGGTGCTCTGCGAGAGCAGGGCACCTGGTTTAACTCCTTCAGGAGAGAAACGTGAAAGACTTATTAAAGTTTCTGAAACAGCAAAGCAAGACTGAAGAATTTGAAGGCATCAAGATCGGCCTAGCGTCGCCTGATCTGATCCGCTCTTGGTCATTTGGTGAAGTTAAGAAGCCAGAAACCATCAACTACCGTACTTTCAAGCCTGAGCGTGAAGGTTTGTTCTGTGCGCGTATTTTTGGTCCAGTTAAAGACTACGAGTGTTTATGCGGTAAGTATAAGCGCCTTAAGCACCGTGGTGTGATTTGTGAGAAGTGTGGCGTAGAAGTTACCCAGACTAAAGTACGTCGTGAGCGTATGGGTCACATCGATCTAGCCAGCCCAGTAGCGCACATTTGGTTCTTGAAGTCTCTGCCGTCTCGTATCGGTTTGATGCTGGATATGACTCTGCGTGATATCGAACGTGTGCTTTACTTCGAATCTTTCGTCGTGATCGAGCCTGGCATGACCAGCCTCGAGCGCGGTCAGATGCTGACTGAGGAAAACTACCTCGACGCACTCGAAGAGTACGGTGATGAGTTTGAAGCCAAGATGGGTGCCGAGGCAGTACTTGAGCTGCTGCGTGCTATCGATCTTGAGAAAGAGATTGAAGAGATGCGCGAAGAGCTGCCATCTATCAACTCTGAGACTCGTCGTAAGAAGATCACTAAGCGTCTGAAACTGATTGAGGCCTTCTACCAGTCTGGCAACAAGCCAGAGTGGATGATCCTCAAGGTGCTACCGGTTCTGCCACCTGATCTGCGTCCATTGGTTCCACTGGATGGCGGTCGTTTCGCGACTTCAGATCTGAACGATCTGTATCGCCGCGTGATTAACCGTAACAACCGTCTGAAGCGTCTGTTAGACCTAGCTGCACCGGACATCATCGTGCGCAACGAAAAGCGTATGCTGCAAGAGTCTGTTGATGCGCTATTGGATAACGGTCGTCGCGGTCGTGCGATCACGGGTTCTAACAAGCGTCCTCTGAAATCTTTGGCCGATATGATCAAGGGTAAGCAGGGTCGTTTCCGTCAGAACCTACTGGGTAAGCGTGTTGACTACTCAGGCCGTTCGGTAATTACCGTAGGTCCTACTCTGCGTCTGCATCAGTGTGGTCTGCCTAAGAAGATGGCACTTGAGCTGTTCAAGCCATTCATCTACGGCAAGCTGGAAGGTCGTGGCCTGGCTACTACCATCAAAGCTGCTAAGAAGATGGTTGAGCGCGAAGTACCAGAGGTTTGGGACGTACTCGATGACGTGATCCGTGAGCATCCTGTGATGCTTAACCGTGCACCAACACTTCACCGTCTTGGTATCCAGGCGTTTGAGCCGGTACTGATTGAAGGTAAAGCGATCCAACTGCACCCATTGGTGTGTGCGGCATACAACGCTGACTTCGATGGTGACCAGATGGCGGTTCACGTGCCACTGACGCTAGAAGCTCAGTTGGAAGCGCGTTCACTCATGATGTCTACCAACAACATCCTGTCACCTGCGAACGGTGAGCCGGTGATCACACCGTCACAGGACGTTGTATTGGGTCTGTACTACACCAGCCGTGAGCGTATCAACGGCCGCGGTGAAGGCATGGCATTCGAATCTGTTGCCGAAGTAGAAAAGGCATACCGTACTGGCGTTGCCGAGCTGCATGCTCGCGTTAAGGTACGTATTACCGAGACTACTATCGCTGAAGACGGCGAGCGCACCGAGTCACGTCGTATCGTAGATACTACTGTGGGCCGTGCCCTGTTGTCTCAGGTTCTGCCAAAAGGCCTTTCTTATGATCTGGTTAACCAGAAC is a window from the Shewanella loihica PV-4 genome containing:
- the tuf gene encoding elongation factor Tu gives rise to the protein MAKEKFERSKPHVNVGTIGHVDHGKTTLTAAISHVLTKTYGGEAKDFAQIDNAPEERERGITINTSHIEYDTPTRHYAHVDCPGHADYVKNMITGAAQMDGAILVVASTDGPMPQTREHILLSRQVGVPFIIVFMNKCDMVDDEELLELVEMEVRELLSEYDFPGDDLPVIQGSALKALEGEPEWEAKILELAEALDSYIPEPERAIDGAFILPIEDVFSISGRGTVVTGRVERGIVKVGDEVEIVGIKDTTKTTCTGVEMFRKLLDEGRAGENCGVLLRGTKRDEVERGQVLAQPGSITPHTQFESEVYVLSKEEGGRHTPFFKGYRPQFYFRTTDVTGTIELPEGVEMVMPGDNIKMVVTLICPIAMDEGLRFAIREGGRTVGAGVVAKIIA
- the secE gene encoding preprotein translocase subunit SecE produces the protein MTTNTENQGSSLDIVKWGIVVVLLAAAIIANQMYSEASVLVRAIGVVVAFAIAGFIALQTEKGKQALTFARESHIEVRKVVWPTRQEALNTTFIVLLATGVLALVLWGMDAVLLRIVNFITGV
- the nusG gene encoding transcription termination/antitermination protein NusG, with the protein product MTEAKKRWYVVQAFSGYEGRVCKSLLEHIKMHGMEHYFGEVLVPTEEVVEMRAGQRRKSERKFFPGYVLVQMEMNDESWHLVKSIPRVMGFIGGTSDRPAPISDREADAILQRLQETTESPTHRVMFEPGEVVRVTDGPFADFNGTVEEVDYEKNRVKVSVMIFGRSTPVELDFSQIEKS
- the rplK gene encoding 50S ribosomal protein L11 — translated: MAKKVDGYIKLQVAAGAANPSPPVGPALGQKGVNIMEFCKAFNARTEKFEKGMPIPVVITVYTDRSFTFETKTPPASFLLLKAAGLKSGSGRPNTEKVGTIKRSAVQEIAETKAADMTGADIEAMTRSIEGTARSMGLVVED
- the rplA gene encoding 50S ribosomal protein L1, producing the protein MAKLTKRARLIREKVEATKSYDINEAVALLKELATAKFVESVDVAVNLGVDPRKSDQNVRGATVLPHGTGREVRVAVFTQGANADAAKEAGAELVGMDELAAQVKAGEMNFDVVIASPDAMRVVGQLGQILGPRGLMPNPKTGTVTPNVAEAVKNAKAGQVRYRNDKNGIIHTTIGKVDFEPVQLKENLDALLGALIKAKPAAAKGVFVKKVSISTTMGAGVAVDQSTLNPTA
- the rplJ gene encoding 50S ribosomal protein L10 encodes the protein MALRLEDKKAIVAEVNEAAKGALSAVVADSRGVTVGDMTGLRKTARESGVYIKVVRNTLVKRAVEGTDFECLSETFTGPTLIAFSNEHPGAAARLLKDFAKAQGNFEIKAAAFEGELIPASDIDRLAKLPTYEEALAQFMMTMKEASAGKFVRTLAALRDQKEAA
- the rplL gene encoding 50S ribosomal protein L7/L12 produces the protein MSITKDQILEALAAMSVMEVVELIEAMEEKFGVSAAAAVVSGGADAGAAAEEKTEFDVVMTSHGDNKVAVIKALRGATGLGLKEAKGMAESAPVAVKEGISKEEAEALKKELEEAGAQVEIK
- the rpoB gene encoding DNA-directed RNA polymerase subunit beta, whose translation is MVYSYSEKKRIRKDFGKRPQVLDIPYLLSIQLDSFKKFTDQDPTGERGLEAAFRSVFPIKSFSGNSELQYVSYKLGEPVFDVKECQIRGVTYSAPLRVKLRMVLYDREAAPGTVKDIKEQEVYMGDIPLMTENGTFVINGTERVIVSQLHRSPGVFFDHDRGKTHSSGKVLYNARIIPYRGSWLDFEFDPKDALFVRIDRRRKLAASIILRALDYSTQDILDLFFERVQYKIKKDSLVMALVADRLRGETASYDIKDAEGNIIVEKGRRITARHIRQLEKTNTTELEVPVEYISGKIAAQDYIDPDTGEVLVSANAEISLEDLAKLSMAGIKDIDTLYVNELDHGAYISDTLRIDSTTNRLEALVEIYRMMRPGEPPTKDAAEALFQNLFFSEERYDLSKVGRMKFNRRLGIDDDEGTGILTKEDIVAVMQKIIEIRNGNDEVDDIDHLGNRRIRSVGEMAENQFRVGLVRVERAVRERLSLGDLNELMPQDLINAKPISAAVKEFFGSSQLSQFMDQNNPLSEVTHKRRISALGPGGLTRERAGFEVRDVHPTHYGRLCPIETPEGPNIGLINSLASFARTNSYGFLETPYRKVVDGVITDQVDYLSAIEEGRYVIAQANIEVDADGRMVEEQIACRHKGESTFMRAADVQYMDVSPQQIISVAASLIPFLEHDDANRALMGANMQRQAVPTLRADKPLVGTGIERTLAVDSGVVVAAKRGGYVDYVDASRIVVKVNEDELTPGEAGIDIYNLTKYTRSNQNTCINQRPCCSVGEPVVRGDVLADGPSTDLGDLALGQNMRIAFMPWNGYNFEDSILISERVAQEDRFTTIHIQELSCIARDTKLGSEEITADIPNVGESALSKLDESGIVYIGAEVKGGDILVGKVTPKGETQLTPEEKLLRAIFGEKASDVKDSSLRVPNSVKGTIIDVQVFTRDGVEKDKRAVEIEEMHIAQAKKDLTEEFKILEEGVFGRARNLLIGAGFAEAELDALPRPQLLVQTIEDETKQTELEQLAEQHEELKADFDKKFEIKRRKITQGDDLAPGVLKIVKVYLAVKRTIQPGDKMAGRHGNKGVISKINPIEDMPYDENGNPVDIVLNPLGVPSRMNIGQVLEVHLGAAAKGIGDRITAMLEEQRELAELRGYIKKVYELGEDVQQQVDIDSFTDEEVLRLAKNLKGGIPTATPAFDGAKEKEIKDMLELAGLPTSGQLKLFDGRTGNEFERPVTVGYMYMLKLNHLVDDKMHARSTGSYSLVTQQPLGGKAQFGGQRFGEMEVWALEAYGAAYTLQEMLTVKSDDVNGRTQMYKNIVDGNHQMQPGMPESFNVLLKEIRSLGINIELDQE